Within the Canis lupus familiaris isolate Mischka breed German Shepherd unplaced genomic scaffold, alternate assembly UU_Cfam_GSD_1.0 chrUn_S952H1118, whole genome shotgun sequence genome, the region TGCCTccatgtactttattttatttttatttttttaaatatttttatttatttatgatagtcatagagagagagagagagagagagagagacagagagagagagagagagagagacagagagagaggcagagacagaggcagagggagaagcaggctccatgcacagggagggagcccgacgtgggattcgatcccgggtctccaggatcgcgccccgggccaaaggcaggcgccaaaccgaccgctgcgccacccagggctcccctccaCGTACTTTAGAGAGTCACTGTCTTAGACGTGCCTTAGGCTCAAGGACTCGATGCGGTCTCCCTTTCTGTGGCACGGTCGGTCCCATCCATCCCCCGTTAGGCCCAAAGTAGAATTGCATGACCACACTGCTCACGGGAGCTGGAGAAGATATGCTAAGGTGACCGACCGGACCGACCGACCGACCGACCGGATGGGAGCACTGTCCATTCGAAAGGAAGGACCTACAGGCCGAGGCGTCTATAAACACGCTCCCTGGAAGTCTTTGGCTTTCGCGTGCCTCTGATGAAATCATTGCTCCGGAAACTCCAGCATCTATAGCCGGTCTTGTCCATGGTCTTCTGACCATGACTCGTCCTCCGTTCGCCTGACGTTCTGCCCAATTGTCCGTCCACGGAGAAATTAGACCCCGTCCCGTGAGAGCCGAATCCGACCCCTCCGCTCACCCCCACGACAGAGAAGACTATGCCCAGGTCTGTGCCCGCccatcttccctttctcctccgcCAGGGCAGAAGAAAATGTGGCCCGCCCTCCCTTCTCCTGTCAAAAGTCCAATCTGACATAGGACTTGGATACGAAGGAAACCAGAGTACTGTTTTGAACCATAGACACGTTGATTGATTGAAGATTTTATGTAGGTAGTCCTGAgacgcacgcgcgcgcgcacgcacgcacgcacacggacggacgcacgcacgcacgcacacggacgcacgcacgcacacggacggacgcacgcacgcacgcacgcacgcggACGGACGCACGCACGGatgcacacagaggcagagacacaggcagaaggagaaggagactccatccatgcagggatcacgccctgggccaaaggcaggcgctcaaccgctgagccaccccggcctCCCTACCTGGAGACACTTTGATagagtagcagcagcagcaaagaaacacacGCACACcgccgctccccccacccccccaggtgAAAGAAGGTCCCGCTGactcccctccttttcctctgagAAGAGAAGCACACCCTTTCTCCTGCCCCTGGAAGGTGCCTTGGAGGAGAGCGCCAGGAGGGGAGTGAATGACATTCTTCTCTTCAAGGACAGGAAGTTGAGCGTGAGCAGGAGAATTCTGGAGAAACAGATTGtgttataagaaagaaagaaagaaagaaagaaagaaagaaagaaagaaagaaagaaagaaagaaagaaaaagaaaatccttatgtTCTttgagcctcccctcccccccagaatTGAGTTCCTCTTCCACGACCTCTTCTCATTCAACCCAATAGACAagtatttgggggggggggggtcaggtcCCAGACGCTGAGAGGGTGGAGGTGAAGgtggtgcgggggggggggggggggggcacaccgTCCTCTCCAGCGCCTTTGGTTCAGACCTCCTTCGTGAccgacctccctccctccctccctccctccctccctccctccttcgtcttataaatatataaataaaatcctaaagaaaaagaaaaaaaaaaaaaaaaaaggaaggacacgAGAAAAAACGGTGCATCCGTTGCCGTCCTAAGAGTCCTCGCCTGGTTTCGGCTCTACGTTCCCTCCCTGACCTCGGAAACGTGCCTGAGTCGTCCCGGGAGCCCCGCGCGGCGAGCGCGACCCCCTTTCCGGGCGGCAGCGGGcccggacggacggacggacggacggacggacgggtTTTCCAAGGCTCCCCCGCCCCGGGAGGACGGGGGTTCGCGCGGTGCGCGGCCGTGTGCTCCCGGGGCCCTCCGCCGTCCCCGGGCCGAGAGGCGAGATCCGAGGCGCCCTGACGGCCTCGCCGCCCGGATCTGTCCCGCTGTCGTTCGCGCCGGTTGTCGGGTGCCACCTGGCGGCCGCTTTTATAGAGCGTGTCCCCTCCGGAGGCTCGGCGGCGACAGGCAAGGAACAGCTTTGGTGTCGGTTTCCCGGGGCCGAGTTCCAGGAGGAGGGCGGCTCCGGCGCGAGCGTCCGGCTGTCGCCGGGGCCTCGGCGCGCGATGCGCTCGCCGGAGATTGGACCTCCGGAGCTGCGAGGGAGTGTCGCCGTCGCCGCTGTCGCCGCTGTCGCCTCCGCCTCGCTCCCGGAGGAGGCCGTGCGGGCCGCCTGGGTGGGTCGACCAGCACCCGCCGGTGGCTCCTCCTCCGCCCGCGCGGACCGACCTGGGCCGCCTCGGGGGCGGGGGACAGGGTGTGTCCCGCCGTCCGTCCTGTGGCTCCGGGCGATCTTCGGGCCTTCCTTCCGTGTCACTCGGTTGTCTCCCGTGGTCACGCCCTGGCGACGGGGACCGGTCTGAGCCTGGAGGGGAAGCCCGTGGGTGGCGCGACAGACCCGGCTGCGGGCACGTGTGGGGGTCCCGGGCGTCGGACGCGATTTTCTCCCCTTGTTCCGAGGCCCGCTGCGGAGGTGGGTCCCGGGCGGTCGGACCGGGTGCCACGCGGGGGTGGGCGGGCCGTCCGTTCGGGCGTCCGGCCCCGGTGGCGATTCCCGGTGAGGCTGCCTCTGCCGCGCGTGGCCCTCCACCTCCCCTGGCCCGAGCCGGGGTTGGGGACGGCGGTAGGCACGGGGCGGTCCTGAGGGCCGCGGGGGACGGCCTCCGCACGGTGCCTGCCTCCGGAGAACTTTGATGATTTTTCAAAGTCTCCTCTCGGAGATCACTGGCTTGGCGGCGTGGCGGCGTGGCGGCGTGGCGGCGTGGCGGCGTGGCGGCGTGGCGGCGTGGCGTCTCCACCGACCGCGTatcgcccctcctcccctcccccccccccccgttccctGGGTCGACCAGATAGCCCTGGGGGCtccgtggggtgggggtgggggggcgccgTGGGGCAGGTTTTGGGGACAGTTGGCCGTGTCACGGTCCCGGGAGGTCGCGGTGACCTGTGGTTGGTCCCCGCCGGCAGGCGCGGTTATTTTCTTGCCCgaaatgaacattttttgttGCCAGGTAGGTGCTGACACGTTGTGTTTCGGCGACAGGCAGACAGACGACAGGCAGACGTAAAAGACAGCCGGTCCGTCCGTCGCTCGCCTTAGAGATGTGGGCCTCTGGGCGCGGGTGGGGTTCCGGGCTTGACCGCGCGGCCGAGCCGGTCCCTGTCCTCGCTCGCTGGAGCCTGAGCCGTCCGCCTGGGCCTGCGCGCCGGCTCTCGTGCTGGACTCCAGGTGGCCCGGGTCGCGGTGTCGCCCTCCGGTCTCCGGCACCCGAGGGAGGGCGGTGTGGGCAGGTGGCGGTGGGTCTTTTACCCCCGTGCGCTCCATGCCGTG harbors:
- the LOC119879508 gene encoding translation initiation factor IF-2-like; this encodes MERTGVKDPPPPAHTALPRVPETGGRHRDPGHLESSTRAGAQAQADGSGSSERGQGPARPRGQARNPTRAQRPTSLSPQGYLVDPGNGGGGEGRRGDTRSVETPRRHAATPPRRHAATPPRRQASDLREETLKNHQSSPEAGTVRRPSPAALRTAPCLPPSPTPARARGGGGPRAAEAASPGIATGAGRPNGRPAHPRVAPGPTARDPPPQRASEQGEKIASDARDPHTCPQPGLSRHPRASPPGSDRSPSPGRDHGRQPSDTEGRPEDRPEPQDGRRDTPCPPPPRRPRSVRAGGGGATGGCWSTHPGGPHGLLRERGGGDSGDSGDGDTPSQLRRSNLRRAHRAPRPRRQPDARAGAALLLELGPGKPTPKLFLACRRRASGGDTLYKSGRQVAPDNRRERQRDRSGRRGRQGASDLASRPGDGGGPREHTAAHRANPRPPGAGEPWKTRPSVRPSVRPGPLPPGKGVALAARGSRDDSASGT